A segment of the Flavobacteriales bacterium genome:
CGCTGCGATCAATGCCGCGCTGGAGGGCCGCGACTTCATCGCCGAGGGCAGCGCGCGGAAGGCCGTGGCATCACGATGCTGCTTCGAGAAGCGCATCGCCATCCATACGGGGCCGATGGTCGCAGGCATTGTTGGATTGGAGAACATCGAGTGGGGCATCTGGAGCGATACCGTGGACACTGTCAGCCGATTGGGATCATCCGGCGAAGCGGGCCAGGTGAACATCAGTGAGGCAACGTGCGCTATGGTCTAGGACGAATCCTCGTTGCGCTTTAACCCGTGCGACGCGGTGCAGGCGAAA
Coding sequences within it:
- a CDS encoding adenylate/guanylate cyclase domain-containing protein; this encodes MELERGHAPIDLQHCAKSLRPAELLQACAAINAALEGRDFIAEGSARKAVASRCCFEKRIAIHTGPMVAGIVGLENIEWGIWSDTVDTVSRLGSSGEAGQVNISEATCAMV